The DNA window GGGGGCCGTGTCACTGAAGGGCCATACATCAGTCGGTATCCCTGTCGCTTGCACTTTAACAAGACATACGCACAGCGGCCCAGCTggtggacggagagagagaaggagggagggagggagggaatgtgGGAGAAACTGAGATGCTTCTCAAAAGGTAAAGGGAATTATTCTAAAGAAATCTTATTGCAgtcataatgaaaacaaaaacacagacagacatgaTGGAAGCCAAAGCTCCATCCAAGCAGGCTCGCTGAATTCCAGTCACAAGCACAGGTGCATTTGAGTGTGCAGAAACAAAGGAGGACGGGAGACATTTCCAACAGacgtccaccaccaccacgatCCGCCTCTCTACCTTCAGGGCGGTCTTGGCGTCCTCCTTCGTGCAGCCGTCCAGCTTGGTGACCCGGTACTCCAGCCACTGCTGCACCACCGCCCTGCTTTCCGCGGAGTCCCCCAGCAGCTCGGGGCGCTTGGCGTCTTTCGCCAGGTGACAGGCGACCGTCACCAAGCCAACCAGGGGGGGACCATTGGCCCTCTGCAGCACAGGCACCTGCAGGGAGACGAGGGAGGATGGTGAGATGGAGATACGAAGGGAGTTCTCTATTTATTTGATTGAAATGCAGACAGCAGCTGTGCCTGTGTTTGCTTATGTTGCTTTAGAGAACATGTTCCAAAACAGGGCAAAAATTGTACCCTTGCTATTTTGTTTGTTGGTCCCCCAGAGCCAGTTTAAAGATGGATGTGATTGTCCGCCTTCCCCTCGATAAAATTAATTGATGAAAAAGTTGATTATTTAGGTTGATACAAGTGATTATATGCAATACAACGTATTCACAATCTGTACGTTTCAATGAATTGTTCAGTGGAATCCCATAAAGCACATATATGCGTATTAGGCATGACGTCGCACTCCTGCCTCGCTTCGATTCAATGGACGCGCATGCGCACAGCACGGGACTATTTCCATTGTGCCGAGTAGTGGAAACAAGACAAGTGGCGACACATGTCGCTGCGTGGATCTGATGCTTCAGCCCAAACGAGGAAAAAGGTCACTGACTGAACTGATAACGAAGGGTTAATGCGACACGACGATGCCGGCTTATTCGACACACACGACTCGCTTGTTAGCATTGTTAGCTAGCTGCTGTGTCCTCATTACGGTAGTGATTGAGCCGCCTACGAGAATGAAACAGCGTTTTAAAGCCCGAAGAGGATGCCACAAAGAAGTATGGTCATGTcacctttttctccccctgtgTACTGTATTTGTTCGGCTTTTTCAATCCTAAATATTTCTCCAGCGACGACAGCTCCCGTAGAGCCATGTTTCTGGCTGGCGAAGGGGCAGCGCAGCGTGCGTGTTAACCGATTGGGTCAAACTCTCGAGTCCCGCCCACTATGGTTTGAGTGATAGTTGTGTTAACCAATTAAACACAGCTTTCAAGTCTTTCCCTACGTTGCATCAAGGAATGAGCCATcatcaaaataatatataaagtcgaataaaaaaacagaataataaaaaaaataaatgggaaaataaaGAGTAGGTAAACTATAGATATAATTtaccaacattaaaaaaaatataaataatctcTTTTAATATAAACATTGTATACAAAGGAACATTTTACTTTAGTTCATCCTTACTGATGTTATCTGCTAGGCTGATTTGTGAGTATGtttgacaacattttaaaatagacttcaaatacttatttcatttaataacaaacacaacctCTCAGTGAAATATGCTGTTATTGGATATGAGCGTATCCCAGCATTTCATAAGGAGGCTAAACTGCTGGTGTGGGATAATCTGATCAAAGACGGGTATTACGCAATGCACCTGCAGAACTTCTACGTAATGGTTTTTGGTTCAACGAATCAAAATGACAGCGGAAGGTCTGTCTGGAGTTTCAGTCAGAAGTCCGGCAGCAAAGTTTCCCTgtcctgtccgtctgtctctgcagcgTGTCCTGCCTGTGACATTGTTTGTGTCCTGTCAGTTTGCATTTGCACAGGGCATCATGAAATGTCACCTGTCAGTCAAAATTGGGCTTATTAAGTATATGCTGtccaagtgtgtgtatgtgataaTATACTAGTGTGTTTGTGAGATACTGTACAGCGGAACAGCTGGGCAGAGGTGTCACAGCACAATCTTTGCATCCCCATCAGTCATCCTTTGTTACAGCTCACCTGAATGACAAGGCCCAGGGTGATTGTCAGCCATTGCAGCAATACAAATCAAATTCATATTTCTTCACTGGACGTCATGCAGACagcaataaaatataaaaatcagaGTCTTGGAGGGGTTTAAACCGCTGCGTACACCTGCAGTTTTAtggtacttttttttgtttctccatGTTGTGCATAGTTAGATTGCTTTGACTACACAATGGACCAATGACGCTCTGGATTGCAGCTCAAGCGCTGTCATACTTTGGCATTTTAATAAATCGGGTTAATGACGAAAAGAAATCTCACTGTGTATTTTAACGTAGTAAGATAATTATGACTAACTGCTCCATGATCTCGTCCTGCACAGCCGTGTAATGTTGAGTTTCAGGGGCCTCTTGGATCTCATTTGT is part of the Gasterosteus aculeatus chromosome 21, fGasAcu3.hap1.1, whole genome shotgun sequence genome and encodes:
- the eef1e1 gene encoding eukaryotic translation elongation factor 1 epsilon-1 yields the protein MALRELSSLEKYLGLKKPNKYSTQGEKKVPVLQRANGPPLVGLVTVACHLAKDAKRPELLGDSAESRAVVQQWLEYRVTKLDGCTKEDAKTALKDLNLYLQDKVYMAGNQFTLADTFMFYGIHPLIVDLAVQEKEQYVNVTRWFDHIQHYPGIRHPLTPVVVLRNKIYSSKHH